The Microbacterium sp. LWO12-1.2 genome includes a window with the following:
- a CDS encoding carbohydrate ABC transporter permease translates to MHATTAIVTGKPGKTRPRGGMTKKRPIDWLLLALVVVGALLVIAPFYLVLVNSFKSPVDYATSGPLAFPETLDFGGIIKFWERVNFPEKVWNSIFISGIVAVLAVVISMLNAFAIGIGRVRGRSWIVLLFLLANLLPQEALLYPLYYMFKSVGLYDNVWAVIIVFTVIQAAFGTYLLSSVYGTFPKEILEAASLDGASRWQILWRVVFPISRPTLSVLLIFFFIWTWNEFLIPLTFLASNANQTVPVAISVLQGDRLMDVTTTSASALLGIIPTLIFFLIFQRTLTRGITAGAVK, encoded by the coding sequence ATGCACGCCACCACCGCCATCGTGACCGGAAAGCCGGGCAAGACCCGTCCCCGCGGGGGCATGACCAAGAAACGGCCGATCGACTGGCTGCTCCTGGCGCTCGTGGTCGTCGGCGCCCTCCTGGTGATCGCGCCGTTCTACCTCGTTCTCGTGAACTCGTTCAAGTCGCCCGTCGACTACGCGACCTCCGGGCCGCTCGCCTTCCCCGAGACGCTCGACTTCGGCGGCATCATCAAGTTCTGGGAGCGCGTCAACTTCCCCGAGAAGGTGTGGAACTCGATCTTCATCTCCGGGATCGTCGCCGTGCTCGCCGTCGTCATCTCCATGCTCAACGCCTTCGCGATCGGCATCGGACGTGTCCGCGGCCGTTCGTGGATCGTGCTGCTCTTCCTGCTCGCGAACCTGCTTCCGCAGGAGGCGCTGCTCTACCCGCTGTACTACATGTTCAAGTCCGTGGGGCTCTACGACAACGTGTGGGCGGTGATCATCGTGTTCACGGTGATCCAGGCCGCGTTCGGCACCTACCTGCTCTCCTCGGTCTACGGCACCTTCCCCAAGGAGATCCTCGAGGCGGCATCGCTCGACGGCGCGAGCCGCTGGCAGATCCTGTGGCGCGTCGTCTTCCCGATCAGCCGTCCGACCCTCTCGGTGCTGCTCATCTTCTTCTTCATCTGGACGTGGAACGAGTTCCTGATCCCGTTGACCTTCCTCGCCTCGAACGCGAACCAGACGGTTCCGGTCGCGATCAGCGTGCTGCAGGGAGACCGGCTCATGGACGTCACGACCACGAGCGCCTCGGCACTGCTGGGCATCATCCCCACCCTCATCTTCTTCCTCATCTTCCAGCGCACGCTGACGCGTGGCATCACGGCAGGAGCAGTCAAGTAA